Proteins from a genomic interval of Rhizobium sp. SL42:
- a CDS encoding NAD(P)/FAD-dependent oxidoreductase: MANIVVLGAGLGGSIMAYEIRDRVGKDDNVILISKGSTYSFVPSNPWVAVGWRDRAAIEVDLEPACARRNITLKPQGAERLIPDENRIQLLDGSSVSYDYLVISTGPELAFDEIPGFGPEAFTHSVCHIDHALQTKQAVDRLIANPGPVVIGAVQGASCFGPAYEFAFILDKALRDAKVRDRVPMTFVTSEPYIGHLGLDGVGDTKGLLESELRNHHIKWITNAKVQRFEDGKVVAEELNEDGSTKTVHDVPAAFTMMLPAFRGVSAVRDIEGLANPRGFILVDRHQQNARYPNIFSVGVCVAIPPMGKTPVPIGVPKTGFMIESMVTATAHNIERLVRGEAPNAEGTWNAVCLADFGDGGIAFVAQPQIPPRNVNWSSSGKWVHAAKIGFEKYFLYKVRLGKSEPFYERLALQALGIDKLKAIRLDP, encoded by the coding sequence ATGGCAAATATCGTGGTACTGGGGGCCGGGCTCGGTGGCTCCATCATGGCTTATGAAATAAGGGATCGTGTCGGCAAGGATGACAATGTCATCCTGATCAGCAAGGGATCGACCTATTCGTTCGTGCCATCCAATCCCTGGGTTGCTGTCGGCTGGCGCGATCGCGCCGCGATCGAAGTTGATCTTGAACCGGCATGCGCAAGACGTAACATCACGCTGAAACCGCAAGGGGCGGAGCGTCTCATCCCTGATGAGAACCGTATCCAGCTTCTGGATGGGTCCTCGGTGAGCTACGACTATCTCGTCATATCGACCGGCCCTGAACTGGCTTTCGATGAGATCCCGGGCTTCGGCCCTGAGGCCTTCACCCATTCTGTCTGCCATATCGACCATGCGCTGCAAACAAAGCAGGCGGTGGACCGGCTGATCGCCAATCCTGGGCCGGTGGTCATCGGCGCGGTTCAGGGTGCCTCTTGCTTCGGTCCGGCCTATGAGTTTGCCTTCATTCTCGACAAGGCGTTGCGCGATGCCAAGGTACGCGATCGGGTGCCGATGACCTTCGTCACATCGGAACCCTATATCGGTCACCTTGGTCTCGATGGTGTGGGCGATACTAAGGGGCTGCTCGAGAGCGAACTGCGCAACCATCACATCAAATGGATCACCAATGCCAAGGTCCAGCGGTTCGAAGACGGAAAAGTCGTGGCCGAGGAGCTGAACGAGGACGGGTCAACCAAAACGGTTCACGATGTTCCGGCGGCATTCACAATGATGCTGCCGGCATTCCGCGGCGTGTCGGCGGTCCGCGATATCGAAGGACTGGCCAATCCACGCGGGTTCATCTTGGTCGACAGGCATCAACAGAACGCCCGGTATCCCAACATATTTTCGGTTGGGGTTTGCGTGGCGATCCCGCCGATGGGCAAGACGCCCGTGCCGATCGGCGTTCCGAAGACCGGCTTCATGATAGAATCCATGGTCACGGCCACCGCCCACAACATCGAGCGACTGGTCAGGGGAGAAGCGCCGAATGCCGAAGGAACATGGAACGCTGTTTGCCTTGCCGATTTCGGGGACGGAGGCATTGCCTTCGTGGCTCAGCCGCAGATCCCACCGCGCAACGTAAACTGGTCGTCATCGGGAAAATGGGTCCATGCGGCCAAGATTGGCTTCGAAAAATACTTCCTTTACAAGGTGCGCCTGGGCAAGTCAGAACCCTTCTATGAGAGGCTGGCGCTACAGGCCCTCGGTATCGACAAGCTCAAGGCGATCAGGCTTGATCCGTAA
- the arsB gene encoding ACR3 family arsenite efflux transporter, which translates to MSMFERYLSLWVALCIVVGIGLGHAVPGVFQAIGGLEAARVNLPVAVLIWLMIIPMLLKIDFAALGHVGRYWRGIGVTLFINWAVKPFSMALLGWLFIGWLFRPYLPETQIESYIAGLIILAAAPCTAMVFVWSNLTKGEPHFTLSQVALNDAIMIVAFAPIVALLLGLSAITVPWDTLILSVVLYIVIPVIISQMLRRAMLSDGSTVRLDALLARVQPLSLIALLTTLVLLFGFQGEQIIEQPGIIVLLAVPILIQVYFNSGLAYLLNRWSGEEHCVAGPSALIGASNFFELAVAAAISLFGFNSGAALATVVGVLIEVPVMLSVVWIVNRSKDWYERAPAVSRNAAATRKA; encoded by the coding sequence ATGTCCATGTTCGAACGCTACCTGAGCCTTTGGGTCGCTCTCTGCATCGTCGTGGGCATCGGGCTTGGTCACGCAGTTCCTGGCGTATTTCAGGCAATAGGCGGTTTGGAAGCTGCCAGGGTCAACCTTCCCGTCGCCGTCCTGATCTGGCTGATGATCATCCCGATGCTGCTGAAGATCGACTTCGCCGCGCTTGGCCATGTCGGGCGATACTGGCGCGGGATCGGCGTCACGCTTTTCATCAACTGGGCCGTGAAGCCCTTCTCGATGGCGTTGCTCGGGTGGCTGTTCATCGGCTGGCTGTTCCGGCCGTATCTGCCGGAGACCCAGATCGAGTCCTACATTGCCGGCCTGATCATACTTGCCGCGGCTCCCTGCACCGCCATGGTCTTCGTCTGGTCGAACCTCACCAAGGGTGAACCGCATTTCACGTTGAGCCAGGTGGCTCTGAATGATGCCATCATGATCGTCGCCTTTGCGCCTATCGTGGCACTGCTGTTGGGGCTTTCCGCCATCACGGTTCCCTGGGATACGCTGATCCTGTCGGTCGTACTCTACATCGTGATCCCGGTCATCATTTCCCAAATGCTTCGCAGGGCTATGCTGTCTGACGGATCTACTGTTCGGCTGGATGCCCTTCTGGCCCGCGTCCAGCCTCTTTCACTGATTGCCCTCCTGACGACGCTTGTTCTGCTGTTCGGATTTCAGGGCGAGCAAATTATCGAACAGCCGGGCATCATTGTGCTGCTCGCCGTCCCGATCCTCATTCAGGTCTATTTCAACTCGGGTCTGGCCTATTTGCTCAACCGTTGGTCGGGCGAGGAGCATTGCGTGGCTGGTCCTTCCGCCCTGATCGGTGCATCCAACTTCTTCGAACTCGCGGTCGCGGCAGCCATCAGCCTGTTCGGTTTCAATTCCGGTGCGGCGCTGGCAACGGTCGTCGGCGTGCTCATCGAGGTTCCGGTCATGCTTTCGGTCGTGTGGATCGTGAACCGTTCCAAGGACTGGTACGAACGCGCGCCGGCCGTCTCCCGCAATGCCGCAGCAACCAGGAAAGCCTGA
- a CDS encoding arsenate reductase ArsC, translated as MTKVYNVLFLCTGNSARSILAESILTTEGKGLFKAFSAGSHPKGEVHPLALKTLAALGYQNDGFRSKSWDEFAGPHAPEFDFIFTVCDNAAGEACPVWIGHPMTAHWGVEDPAAVDGADFDKQQAFAQAARFLKNRIMAFISLPLASIDKLALESRLKQIGDMDGSTLSDGKVA; from the coding sequence ATGACCAAGGTCTACAACGTGCTCTTCCTTTGCACGGGCAATTCTGCACGCTCCATTCTGGCTGAATCCATCCTTACCACGGAAGGCAAGGGCCTCTTCAAGGCGTTCTCGGCTGGAAGCCATCCAAAAGGGGAAGTGCATCCGCTGGCCCTCAAGACGCTCGCGGCACTTGGCTATCAGAACGACGGTTTCCGTTCGAAGAGCTGGGACGAGTTTGCTGGCCCGCATGCGCCGGAGTTCGATTTTATTTTCACCGTCTGCGACAATGCAGCAGGCGAAGCCTGCCCGGTCTGGATCGGTCACCCGATGACGGCTCATTGGGGCGTCGAGGATCCAGCGGCGGTCGATGGCGCCGATTTCGACAAGCAGCAGGCTTTTGCCCAGGCTGCCCGCTTCCTGAAGAACCGCATCATGGCATTCATCAGCCTGCCGCTGGCATCGATCGACAAGCTCGCACTGGAAAGCCGGCTCAAGCAGATCGGCGATATGGATGGCTCGACCTTGTCCGATGGAAAGGTGGCATGA
- a CDS encoding ArsR/SmtB family transcription factor, translating into MKIDPEAMKAGAEIASELLKSLSNRYRLLILCRLADGEHSVGQLAEFLEIRDSTVSQHLALLRRDRIIAARRDGQTVWYRIESDPAREIVNTLYNSFCKAGDCGEQP; encoded by the coding sequence ATGAAGATTGATCCGGAAGCTATGAAAGCCGGGGCGGAGATTGCGAGCGAATTGCTCAAGTCACTGTCCAACCGTTACCGTTTGCTGATATTGTGCCGTCTCGCGGACGGTGAGCACTCGGTCGGGCAACTGGCGGAATTCCTCGAAATTCGCGATTCGACCGTGTCTCAGCATCTGGCATTGCTGCGGCGCGACAGGATCATTGCCGCACGCCGGGACGGGCAGACGGTCTGGTATCGGATCGAGAGCGATCCTGCGCGCGAGATCGTCAACACGCTCTACAACAGTTTTTGCAAAGCCGGTGACTGTGGCGAGCAGCCATAA
- a CDS encoding TIGR01244 family sulfur transferase — translation MSIRTIDRNFHVTGQIKPAAMQDIAALGYKTVICMRPDKEGFFQPTFADMEAAAEAAGIKAHYIPVVPGAITPANLAALKSVLGTTSGPVLAYCASGNRCASAFEMSKQG, via the coding sequence ATGAGCATTCGAACGATCGACCGCAATTTCCACGTCACCGGCCAGATAAAGCCGGCGGCAATGCAGGATATCGCCGCACTCGGCTACAAGACAGTCATCTGCATGCGACCTGACAAGGAAGGTTTTTTTCAGCCGACATTTGCGGACATGGAAGCCGCCGCCGAAGCCGCCGGCATCAAGGCTCACTACATCCCGGTCGTGCCCGGAGCGATTACGCCAGCCAATCTGGCAGCACTCAAGTCCGTCCTCGGCACCACATCCGGCCCGGTGCTCGCCTATTGCGCTTCGGGCAATCGTTGCGCAAGCGCGTTCGAGATGAGCAAGCAAGGCTGA
- a CDS encoding YgaP family membrane protein, producing the protein MSVDRAVLAFAGIMVLVSLALSHFVHPGFVWLTAFVGANLIQSSITGFCPAAMLFRKIGLKSGSAF; encoded by the coding sequence GTGTCCGTTGATCGTGCCGTTCTCGCATTTGCCGGCATCATGGTGCTGGTCTCGTTGGCCCTAAGTCATTTCGTTCATCCCGGCTTTGTCTGGCTCACAGCTTTTGTGGGCGCAAATTTAATTCAGTCTTCGATCACCGGCTTTTGTCCTGCCGCAATGCTGTTCAGGAAAATCGGCCTAAAATCCGGTTCGGCTTTCTGA
- a CDS encoding chloride channel protein, whose product MTDPDWGRNVPSTLKAALRRTGLLRLLIAPGRFRAFVRQSELGIVLLGAVVGVLAGLVVVAMSAIARLLHQAIFRIEIRERLSSAASLDTTTILIAPVVGGIVLGLIHLVLAYRRKRPMVDPIEANALHGGRLSLTDSIIVCVQNLVSNGFGASVGLEAGYTQLSSGFASKIGVSMKLRRGDLRILVGCGAAGAIAAAFNAPLTGAFYAFELIIGSYSIASLTPVIAASLLATSVARPFVPSSFLVNAGSFGAVIPTDYVPALLLGLLCAGGGILLMTGVSMVEEVSRKSSIPPAIRPALGGIVIGLLALVSPQILSGGHGALHVNLDQDLTIPALGFLLLMKSLASAVSIGSGFRGGLFFASLFIGALLGKIFALAGMWLVPGSALTPAVYAIIGMSCLAASVIGGPLTMTFLALEVTGDFSITALTLAAVITASLTVRNLFGYSFATWRFHLRGESIRSAHDVGWIRNLTVGKLMRPDVKTATAGMSLAKFRESFPLGSTQRVVIVDDDGKYVGIVIVPEAHSSLVIDTDGGLLDLIRYRNSFLLPTMNAKQATRIFEHAESEALAVLGDKIEQHVIGLLSESYTLRRYSEELDKRRREVSGET is encoded by the coding sequence ATGACGGATCCTGATTGGGGACGAAACGTGCCTTCGACGCTGAAAGCCGCCTTGCGGCGCACCGGCTTGCTTCGCCTGCTGATCGCGCCCGGCCGATTCAGAGCCTTTGTTCGCCAGAGTGAACTCGGAATCGTCCTGCTCGGTGCAGTGGTTGGCGTCCTAGCCGGCCTGGTTGTCGTTGCGATGAGCGCCATCGCGCGCCTGCTGCATCAGGCAATATTCCGTATCGAGATCCGAGAGCGCCTGAGCAGCGCCGCCTCGCTCGACACGACGACGATCCTGATAGCCCCCGTCGTTGGCGGCATTGTGCTCGGGCTCATCCATCTGGTGCTCGCCTATCGGCGAAAGAGGCCGATGGTGGATCCGATCGAAGCCAACGCCCTTCACGGCGGACGCCTGTCTCTGACGGACAGCATCATCGTCTGCGTGCAGAACCTTGTTTCCAACGGATTTGGTGCCTCTGTCGGCCTCGAGGCCGGGTATACGCAGCTGTCGTCCGGCTTCGCATCGAAGATTGGCGTGTCGATGAAACTGCGCCGCGGCGACCTGCGGATACTCGTCGGTTGCGGAGCTGCCGGCGCGATCGCTGCAGCCTTCAATGCGCCTTTGACCGGTGCATTCTACGCATTCGAACTGATCATCGGTTCGTACAGCATCGCCAGCCTGACGCCGGTGATCGCAGCCTCCCTCTTGGCAACCAGTGTTGCGCGACCGTTCGTCCCGAGTAGTTTCCTGGTCAATGCCGGATCATTTGGAGCGGTGATCCCGACCGATTATGTGCCCGCGCTTCTGCTCGGCCTACTCTGTGCCGGCGGCGGCATCCTTCTGATGACGGGAGTATCGATGGTGGAGGAAGTGTCGCGCAAAAGCTCCATTCCTCCCGCCATCCGCCCGGCACTCGGCGGTATCGTCATCGGACTTCTCGCTCTCGTCTCGCCTCAGATCCTGTCGGGCGGTCATGGGGCGCTGCATGTCAACCTCGACCAGGACCTGACAATTCCAGCACTCGGATTTCTCCTGCTGATGAAGTCGCTCGCCTCGGCCGTCTCGATCGGATCCGGCTTTCGCGGCGGGTTGTTTTTCGCCTCCCTGTTCATCGGTGCCCTGCTCGGCAAGATCTTCGCGCTGGCGGGCATGTGGCTGGTTCCCGGATCTGCTTTGACCCCCGCCGTCTATGCGATCATCGGCATGAGTTGTCTTGCCGCTTCCGTAATCGGCGGCCCGTTGACCATGACCTTCCTGGCACTCGAGGTGACGGGGGACTTTTCGATTACCGCCTTGACGCTTGCCGCGGTCATCACAGCCTCTTTGACCGTGCGAAACCTGTTCGGTTATTCGTTTGCGACCTGGCGCTTTCACCTGCGCGGTGAGAGCATCCGCAGTGCGCATGATGTCGGCTGGATCAGAAACCTGACAGTCGGCAAATTGATGCGCCCAGATGTGAAGACTGCGACTGCCGGCATGTCGCTGGCAAAATTCCGCGAGAGCTTTCCGCTCGGATCAACCCAGCGCGTCGTGATCGTTGATGATGACGGAAAATATGTCGGTATCGTCATCGTGCCCGAAGCCCATTCAAGCCTGGTTATCGATACGGACGGCGGGCTCCTGGATCTCATCCGCTACAGGAATTCCTTCTTGCTGCCGACCATGAACGCCAAACAGGCAACCCGGATCTTCGAACACGCCGAGAGCGAAGCCTTGGCAGTCCTCGGCGACAAAATCGAACAACATGTGATCGGCCTGCTGAGCGAAAGCTACACCCTGCGCCGGTACTCGGAAGAACTCGACAAAAGGCGACGCGAAGTCTCGGGCGAGACCTGA
- a CDS encoding ArsR/SmtB family transcription factor: MDESKTIMALSALAQPTRLQTFRMLVASEPDGVAAGELARLANVPQNTMSAHLSIMANSGLITGERQSRSIIYRADLETFRSLILYLLQDCCGGNSSLCAPLIADLTPCCSLPETARSTT; this comes from the coding sequence ATGGATGAGAGTAAGACGATCATGGCGCTGTCCGCGCTCGCCCAGCCGACGCGGCTGCAGACCTTTCGCATGCTTGTGGCCAGCGAGCCAGACGGAGTGGCCGCCGGCGAGTTGGCGCGCCTGGCCAATGTGCCGCAAAACACGATGTCGGCGCATCTTTCGATCATGGCGAATTCCGGATTGATCACCGGCGAGCGGCAAAGCCGGTCGATCATCTACCGCGCCGATCTGGAAACGTTCCGCTCCCTGATCCTCTACCTTTTGCAAGACTGTTGCGGCGGGAATTCCAGCCTTTGTGCGCCGCTCATCGCCGATCTGACTCCGTGCTGTTCTCTACCGGAGACCGCACGCTCCACAACCTGA
- a CDS encoding efflux RND transporter periplasmic adaptor subunit yields the protein MMRLLPAGILALCFLPCAAHAEELLLRPTPVAEMKAVYGQVEARDSVLARARIGGTVSELKVTEGDLVKAGDVVAVVKDDKLNFQIRAVEAQLLGLNASLNNALLEVERAERLIKSGATTTQRLDQLRTEVDVIRNQIAAAQAQRLVAVAQSQEGDVLAPTAGRVLKVPVTRDAVVLPGEVIVNIGGGGFFLQLAIPERHAAFLKLGTAIRIDAGDELLEGRLAKVYPQIENGRVIADVEVKNISTEFVNARVLVELPVGERLALLVPSNAVETRSGLDFVTVMQAKEPVERVVVTGEARRIDGELQVEVLSGLSAGDVVVIP from the coding sequence ATGATGCGGCTCTTGCCTGCCGGCATTCTTGCCCTGTGTTTTCTGCCGTGTGCGGCCCATGCCGAAGAACTGCTTCTGAGGCCGACCCCTGTCGCGGAGATGAAGGCTGTCTACGGTCAGGTCGAGGCGCGTGACAGCGTCTTGGCGCGCGCCCGGATCGGCGGCACCGTCTCCGAACTCAAGGTGACGGAAGGTGATCTCGTCAAGGCCGGTGATGTGGTTGCAGTCGTCAAGGACGACAAGCTGAATTTCCAAATCCGCGCGGTGGAGGCGCAACTTCTCGGGCTGAACGCGTCGCTGAACAACGCGCTCCTGGAAGTGGAGCGCGCCGAAAGGTTGATCAAGAGTGGTGCAACCACGACGCAACGTCTGGATCAGTTGAGGACCGAGGTGGATGTCATCCGCAACCAGATCGCTGCGGCGCAAGCCCAGAGGCTGGTAGCGGTTGCGCAGTCTCAAGAGGGCGATGTTCTGGCGCCGACCGCGGGCAGGGTACTCAAGGTTCCGGTCACACGTGACGCTGTCGTCCTTCCGGGCGAGGTTATCGTGAATATTGGTGGCGGCGGGTTTTTCCTGCAACTCGCAATTCCTGAACGCCACGCGGCTTTTCTAAAGCTGGGGACGGCCATCCGCATCGATGCCGGCGATGAACTGCTCGAAGGCCGACTGGCGAAGGTCTATCCCCAGATCGAGAATGGACGGGTGATTGCCGATGTCGAGGTGAAGAATATCAGCACGGAATTTGTCAACGCCCGGGTTCTGGTCGAGTTGCCGGTCGGTGAGCGGCTTGCGCTGTTGGTGCCGTCAAATGCCGTGGAAACACGGTCAGGGCTCGATTTCGTCACGGTCATGCAAGCGAAAGAGCCTGTCGAACGCGTCGTCGTGACAGGCGAGGCCAGACGCATCGATGGAGAGTTGCAGGTCGAGGTCCTTTCCGGCCTGTCCGCAGGCGATGTCGTGGTGATCCCGTGA
- a CDS encoding efflux RND transporter permease subunit, producing the protein MTQDVKNHARALGIAGNLTRFFIQSPLTPLFLSAAFAMGLVALMTLPREEEPQISVPMVDIIVQAAGIKAEDSVKLVTEPLETIIKSIDGVDHVYSQSMDNRVMVTARFVVGTSSDAAVLRVHEKVRANMDRIPVGIPEPTIVGRGIDHVAIVALTLQPRPEAAGRITSNDLTRVARELRTEIAKIEDVGLTYLVGETGEIIRISPQPEKLALYGITLQQLAGKVEGANSAVPAGEVRDQGGQIDVMAGETLSSPVAIGNLLLTSRDGRPVYVRDVARIEFATDTREALVSTVRRTDMGIERVPSVTLAVAKRAGSNAVVVAEGILKQVESLHGSLIPADMTVEVTRNYGETANEKANELLFHLGLATLSIIALVWVAIGRREAMVVAIVIPVTILLTLFASWLMGYTLNRVSLFALIFSIGILVDDAIVVIENTARHWAMDDGRSRRHAAIDAVAEVGNPTIVATLTVVAALLPMLFVSGMMGPYMSPIPANASAAMIFSFFVAVMVTPWLMLKIAGNAPLHAQDTHQGGRLGKLYSAVARPVLASKTRSWIFLLAVGMLTLGSLTLFYTKHVTVKLLPFDNKSELAVTIDLPEGSSVEATDSVAQMVSAIVLDMPEVISVQTHAGTAAPFNFNGLVRHAYLRSASYQGDVAINLAGKADRQRTSHQIALEIRKRLAEAEVPEGTSLKVVEPPPGPPVMATLLAEIYGPDAATRRKVAEKVEAAFRSVPFIVDVDNSYGVQAPRKRLVVSTDDAEFFRVEEGDVFDTIAILTGGKTIGYSHRGEGRQPFPIKIERAKGEKTLDERFLATPLPSNVLPGDRDVVELGDVVRVVDEKTSYPIFRHNGRAAEMVTAELAGSFEAPLYGMLAVQQAIDAQDWTGLVKPVIVLHGQPDSDRQTTLLWDGEWEVTWVTFRDMGAAFMVALLAIYILVVAQFGSFKLPLVILTPVPLTFIGILGGHWLFGAPFSATSMIGFIALAGIIVRNSILLVDFLRHAEKAGRPFTEVLIEAGAIRFKPILLTALAAIIGAAVILTDPIFQGLAISLLFGLISSTLLTVLVIPAIYRVLRT; encoded by the coding sequence GTGACCCAGGATGTAAAGAACCACGCGCGCGCACTCGGCATTGCCGGCAATCTGACGCGCTTCTTCATCCAATCGCCCCTGACGCCGCTCTTTTTGTCGGCGGCGTTTGCCATGGGCCTCGTTGCTTTGATGACGCTTCCGCGCGAGGAGGAGCCGCAGATTTCCGTGCCGATGGTGGATATCATCGTGCAGGCGGCAGGTATCAAGGCGGAGGATTCCGTCAAACTGGTGACCGAGCCGCTGGAAACTATCATCAAGAGCATCGACGGCGTCGATCATGTCTATTCGCAGTCGATGGACAATCGCGTCATGGTGACGGCCCGTTTTGTTGTCGGCACGTCTTCGGATGCCGCCGTACTGCGCGTCCATGAAAAGGTGCGCGCCAATATGGATCGCATCCCGGTCGGCATACCGGAGCCGACGATTGTCGGTCGCGGCATCGACCATGTGGCGATCGTCGCCCTGACCTTGCAGCCCAGGCCTGAAGCTGCTGGCAGGATCACGTCCAACGATCTCACCCGGGTGGCGCGCGAACTGCGGACCGAAATCGCCAAGATTGAGGATGTCGGCCTGACCTATCTGGTGGGCGAGACCGGAGAAATCATCCGCATCTCACCGCAGCCGGAAAAGCTGGCACTCTATGGCATCACCTTGCAGCAATTGGCTGGCAAGGTGGAGGGCGCCAATAGTGCAGTGCCGGCCGGCGAGGTCCGCGACCAGGGCGGGCAGATCGACGTAATGGCTGGAGAAACGCTATCGTCGCCGGTGGCGATCGGCAATCTCCTGCTCACGTCCCGCGACGGTCGTCCCGTTTATGTCCGTGATGTTGCCCGCATTGAGTTTGCCACCGACACCCGGGAAGCGCTGGTCTCGACCGTGCGCCGGACTGATATGGGCATCGAACGTGTGCCATCGGTGACGCTGGCAGTCGCCAAACGCGCCGGATCGAATGCCGTTGTCGTGGCGGAGGGCATCCTCAAGCAGGTTGAGAGCCTGCATGGCAGTTTGATCCCCGCAGACATGACTGTTGAGGTGACGCGCAACTATGGCGAAACGGCCAATGAAAAGGCAAATGAGTTGCTCTTTCATCTGGGGCTGGCGACTCTGTCGATCATAGCACTGGTCTGGGTGGCTATCGGCCGGCGCGAAGCCATGGTGGTGGCAATCGTCATTCCGGTGACCATCCTCCTGACATTGTTTGCGTCATGGCTGATGGGCTACACGCTCAACCGGGTGTCGTTGTTTGCATTGATCTTCTCGATCGGAATTCTGGTCGACGATGCGATCGTCGTCATCGAGAACACCGCACGGCACTGGGCCATGGATGACGGACGCTCGCGTCGCCACGCAGCCATCGATGCGGTCGCGGAGGTGGGCAATCCGACAATCGTCGCGACCCTCACGGTTGTTGCCGCATTGCTACCGATGCTGTTCGTCTCCGGAATGATGGGGCCATATATGAGCCCCATCCCGGCCAATGCCTCCGCTGCCATGATATTTTCGTTCTTCGTGGCAGTCATGGTCACCCCATGGCTGATGCTGAAGATTGCCGGCAATGCGCCGCTTCATGCGCAGGACACCCACCAGGGAGGGCGCCTTGGCAAGCTGTATTCGGCGGTCGCCCGTCCGGTCCTTGCCTCCAAGACGCGCAGCTGGATCTTTCTTCTCGCCGTCGGCATGCTGACACTGGGCTCACTGACGCTGTTCTATACCAAGCATGTCACCGTCAAACTTCTGCCCTTCGACAACAAGTCGGAACTGGCCGTCACGATCGATCTGCCGGAAGGTTCCTCCGTCGAGGCAACCGACTCCGTGGCGCAGATGGTCTCGGCTATCGTGCTCGACATGCCGGAGGTGATATCAGTGCAGACCCATGCGGGTACCGCGGCACCTTTCAATTTCAACGGGCTGGTGCGGCACGCCTATCTGAGATCGGCGTCCTACCAGGGCGATGTCGCTATCAATCTTGCCGGCAAGGCCGATCGTCAGCGCACGAGCCATCAGATTGCACTCGAGATCCGCAAACGGCTTGCCGAGGCGGAGGTGCCAGAAGGCACAAGCCTGAAGGTCGTGGAACCACCGCCGGGACCGCCGGTGATGGCGACGCTGCTCGCCGAGATCTATGGTCCTGATGCCGCCACCCGTCGCAAGGTTGCGGAAAAGGTGGAAGCCGCATTCCGCAGCGTTCCCTTCATCGTCGATGTCGACAATTCCTATGGCGTCCAGGCACCGCGCAAGCGGCTGGTGGTCTCGACAGACGACGCAGAGTTCTTTCGGGTCGAGGAAGGAGACGTCTTCGACACGATCGCGATCCTGACTGGTGGCAAGACGATTGGATATTCGCATCGTGGCGAAGGGCGCCAACCGTTCCCAATCAAGATCGAGCGGGCCAAGGGCGAAAAGACACTCGACGAGCGCTTCCTTGCAACCCCGCTGCCGAGCAATGTCTTGCCGGGCGACCGAGATGTGGTTGAACTTGGCGATGTCGTGCGGGTCGTCGACGAAAAGACATCCTATCCCATCTTCCGCCACAATGGGCGTGCCGCCGAAATGGTCACCGCGGAGCTCGCCGGTTCTTTCGAGGCGCCGCTTTATGGAATGCTGGCAGTACAGCAGGCCATCGACGCCCAGGACTGGACAGGTCTGGTCAAGCCGGTCATCGTCCTGCATGGACAGCCCGACAGCGACAGGCAGACGACCTTGCTGTGGGATGGCGAATGGGAGGTGACATGGGTCACGTTCCGCGACATGGGGGCCGCTTTCATGGTCGCGCTGCTTGCCATCTATATCCTGGTGGTCGCGCAGTTCGGCTCGTTCAAGCTGCCACTGGTCATCCTCACGCCGGTGCCCTTGACCTTCATCGGCATTCTGGGCGGTCACTGGCTTTTCGGTGCGCCGTTCTCGGCAACATCGATGATCGGTTTCATTGCACTTGCCGGCATCATTGTCCGCAATTCGATCCTCTTGGTGGACTTCCTCCGTCATGCCGAAAAGGCCGGACGGCCATTCACCGAGGTGCTGATCGAGGCGGGGGCAATCCGGTTCAAACCGATCCTTCTGACGGCGCTCGCTGCCATCATCGGGGCCGCCGTGATCCTGACGGATCCTATTTTCCAGGGTCTGGCCATCTCCCTGTTGTTCGGGCTTATATCGTCGACTTTGCTGACCGTGCTTGTCATCCCGGCAATCTACCGGGTGCTGCGCACGTGA